One Bradyrhizobium zhanjiangense DNA segment encodes these proteins:
- a CDS encoding SDR family NAD(P)-dependent oxidoreductase, with protein MTDAKDKPLAGRAALVTGAGNGIGRATALLLASRGAIVGVNDLKPEFVAGTVDAIKAAGGEAVAITQDVASRDGMRTAVLGFAEGQGRLDILVNNAAWVRYQSVADIAPETVDRMLNIGFKAIIWGIQAAAEVMDAERGGAIVNVASVAGLISAKNSIVYSGIKAGVMGITRAAAAELGERKIRVNAVAPSAIPTEGTMRNRNAELDARRIARTPLGRLGTVDDIAKAIAFLAGDDSGFISAQVLTVDGGIVFTSIA; from the coding sequence ATGACTGATGCCAAGGACAAGCCCCTCGCTGGCCGTGCTGCGCTGGTCACCGGGGCCGGAAACGGAATCGGACGCGCGACCGCTCTTCTGCTGGCCTCGCGCGGCGCGATCGTCGGCGTCAACGACCTCAAGCCCGAGTTCGTCGCCGGGACCGTCGATGCGATCAAGGCGGCCGGCGGCGAGGCCGTCGCAATCACGCAGGATGTCGCGAGCCGCGACGGCATGCGGACGGCGGTGCTCGGCTTTGCCGAAGGGCAGGGCCGGCTCGATATCCTCGTCAACAATGCGGCCTGGGTTCGCTACCAGTCGGTGGCCGACATCGCGCCCGAGACCGTCGACCGCATGCTCAATATCGGCTTCAAGGCGATCATCTGGGGCATTCAGGCCGCGGCTGAGGTGATGGATGCCGAGCGCGGTGGCGCAATCGTCAATGTCGCCTCCGTCGCCGGATTGATCTCGGCGAAGAACAGCATCGTGTATAGCGGCATCAAGGCCGGCGTGATGGGGATTACGCGCGCCGCGGCAGCCGAGCTTGGCGAGCGCAAGATCCGGGTGAACGCGGTGGCACCGTCTGCCATTCCGACTGAAGGGACGATGCGTAACCGCAACGCCGAACTCGACGCGCGTCGGATCGCGCGCACGCCGCTCGGACGGCTCGGCACAGTGGACGATATTGCCAAGGCAATCGCTTTCCTCGCCGGCGACGACAGCGGCTTCATATCGGCGCAGGTGCTGACGGTCGACGGCGGGATTGTCTTCACCAGCATCGCCTAA
- a CDS encoding acyl-CoA dehydrogenase family protein: MTTLTGDGLQPSEFAVTAARAVADCAALGPRDQAKHLADDGLLGVLASQDVGGLDLPLAFAVPVVTAAGSGLLGFPLMEALLLSRALQDALPRVAEAIVSGGMLATIAWQGTLSAEREGESVVLNGWVARAACARDADCILVRIGTAAAALVPTDSEGVVVEGAAGLDLTVPEHSVRLQGVTIPAASVLPDSTWALLSSDANVLRAAAILGSAETCLALAQEHVSTRRQFGRALSYNQALRHSLARQKLALEGIRHAITRSVEDESGPLERDAVFLAAAAYGCAISEGALQVHGGMGFTWDVPVHRHLRRVRALQAQGDASGSLAALGRRTIAAIAPASDLAVSG; the protein is encoded by the coding sequence ATGACGACATTGACCGGCGATGGATTGCAGCCGAGCGAGTTCGCGGTCACCGCGGCACGAGCCGTGGCGGATTGCGCGGCGTTGGGGCCGCGGGACCAAGCGAAACACCTCGCCGACGATGGATTGCTCGGGGTGCTTGCCTCGCAGGACGTCGGCGGGCTCGACCTGCCACTGGCCTTTGCGGTTCCGGTAGTGACCGCCGCCGGCTCGGGCCTGCTCGGCTTTCCGCTGATGGAAGCACTGCTGCTGTCGCGTGCCCTGCAGGACGCGCTGCCGCGCGTGGCGGAGGCGATCGTGTCCGGCGGGATGCTGGCGACTATCGCTTGGCAGGGCACCCTGAGTGCCGAGCGCGAGGGTGAATCTGTGGTGCTCAATGGCTGGGTTGCGCGCGCGGCCTGCGCCCGCGACGCCGACTGCATCCTGGTACGGATTGGCACGGCCGCGGCGGCGCTGGTTCCGACTGACAGCGAAGGAGTCGTTGTCGAGGGCGCGGCAGGGCTGGATTTGACCGTGCCCGAGCACTCCGTTCGCTTGCAGGGCGTCACCATACCGGCCGCAAGTGTCTTGCCTGACAGCACTTGGGCTCTCTTAAGCTCCGATGCCAACGTGCTGCGTGCCGCCGCCATTCTCGGCTCGGCCGAGACGTGCCTCGCACTCGCACAAGAGCACGTTTCGACGCGCCGCCAGTTCGGCCGCGCGCTATCCTACAATCAGGCGCTGCGGCATTCGCTGGCGCGGCAGAAGCTGGCGCTCGAAGGCATCAGGCATGCGATCACCCGTAGCGTCGAAGACGAGTCCGGTCCGCTCGAACGCGACGCCGTGTTTCTCGCTGCAGCCGCCTATGGCTGTGCAATCAGCGAAGGTGCGCTGCAGGTTCACGGCGGCATGGGATTCACGTGGGATGTGCCGGTGCATCGACATCTGCGTCGCGTCCGCGCCTTACAGGCGCAAGGCGATGCCAGCGGAAGCCTGGCCGCGCTCGGCCGCCGTACCATTGCCGCAATAGCTCCGGCGTCCGATCTCGCCGTGTCGGGATAA
- a CDS encoding acyl-CoA dehydrogenase gives MTVIETEPPVTATAGELSGEAYRVAMRRWLRANLPASFRGDSAAFSAPGLQEQIAWEAAMYRAGLAGITWPKAYGGHGRTLREHLIANQEIGALAMPESVNSIGKELAGPIILAVGTEEQKHRFLPAILEMRDIWCQGFSEPEAGSDLAGLRTRAMRDGNIWRISGQKIWTSGAYRAQRCLVLARTGQLEDRHRGLAMFAVRLDAKGVRVRPIRSIDGRESFCEVFFDDVEVLQSDALGAPDEGWNAAIRVLEIERATNRMYRAWRFENELRHLIAACKSDPALAQLVANRCYEAKIGEVVVDIEVLKAHVETAVEALVKGDRIGARGSLAKLHWSEAHQRFAALAIELLAQASLPQLPAVQVARRRFEAIYLQARAETIYAGTTEIQLGIIADRILQLSKGK, from the coding sequence ATGACAGTCATTGAAACAGAGCCGCCGGTAACCGCCACGGCCGGAGAATTATCCGGCGAGGCCTATCGGGTGGCGATGCGTCGCTGGCTGCGCGCCAATCTGCCGGCGAGCTTTCGCGGTGACAGCGCGGCGTTCTCGGCGCCCGGCCTGCAAGAGCAGATCGCCTGGGAAGCGGCGATGTATCGCGCCGGCCTGGCCGGCATCACTTGGCCAAAAGCGTATGGCGGGCACGGTCGCACCTTGCGCGAGCACCTGATCGCCAACCAGGAAATCGGCGCGCTCGCGATGCCGGAGAGCGTCAATTCGATCGGCAAGGAGCTTGCCGGTCCGATCATCCTCGCGGTCGGCACTGAGGAGCAGAAGCACCGCTTCCTGCCGGCAATCCTGGAGATGCGCGACATCTGGTGCCAGGGCTTTTCCGAGCCGGAAGCAGGTTCCGATCTGGCGGGCCTGCGGACGCGCGCCATGCGCGATGGTAATATCTGGCGGATCAGCGGGCAGAAGATCTGGACCAGCGGCGCCTATCGCGCCCAGCGCTGCTTGGTGCTGGCGCGTACCGGCCAGCTGGAAGACCGGCATCGCGGCCTCGCCATGTTCGCGGTACGGCTCGATGCCAAGGGCGTGCGCGTGCGGCCGATCAGATCGATCGACGGACGCGAGAGCTTTTGCGAGGTCTTCTTCGACGACGTGGAGGTCTTGCAATCCGATGCGCTCGGCGCGCCCGATGAAGGCTGGAACGCGGCAATCCGCGTGCTCGAGATCGAGCGCGCAACCAACCGCATGTACCGGGCCTGGCGCTTCGAGAACGAGCTGCGTCATCTGATTGCGGCCTGCAAGAGTGATCCGGCGCTGGCGCAGCTGGTTGCGAACCGATGTTACGAGGCCAAGATTGGCGAGGTCGTCGTGGATATCGAGGTGCTGAAGGCGCATGTCGAGACTGCGGTAGAGGCACTCGTCAAGGGTGACAGGATCGGCGCACGCGGCAGTTTGGCAAAACTGCACTGGAGTGAGGCGCACCAGCGTTTTGCCGCGCTCGCGATCGAGCTGTTGGCGCAGGCCTCGTTGCCGCAGCTCCCGGCCGTGCAGGTCGCGCGGCGTCGCTTCGAGGCGATCTATCTGCAGGCGCGCGCCGAGACTATCTACGCCGGCACCACGGAAATTCAGCTCGGCATCATTGCCGACAGGATCCTGCAGCTCTCGAAAGGCAAGTGA
- a CDS encoding ABC transporter substrate-binding protein produces the protein MKLNTRLLEIAVMLGALLMLATPLRAQGVSGDVIKIGIMNDQNGPYADNCGPGAVAAAKLAVSDFGGAVNGKKIELVVADDQNKPDIGVAVALRWLDNEGVDAIVGCSASSIALGVQDIMKARKKPYMLAGTAGSFFTNDKCSPMTTQWMVDTYAQPKATVKALLSQGVDTWFFLTVDYAFGKGWQADATNFIKAGGGKVVGSVLHPLNSSDFSSFLLTAQASGARAIALANSGSDFGNAIKQAQEFGLSQKQLLVPLGLMISQTHGIGLRDLQNVRLTTPFYWDVTPETRAFAKRFTEASGGQILNEAKSATYSAITHYLKAVAATGMDDGEAVMKQMKNTPINDFEMKDISIRADGQVMRPLYVARIKTPPESKYAFDYYEITGTIAPEDAWRPASESACDLLKSQ, from the coding sequence ATGAAGCTCAATACCCGTCTCCTCGAAATCGCCGTGATGCTGGGAGCTTTGCTGATGCTGGCGACGCCGCTGCGCGCCCAAGGCGTGTCCGGCGATGTGATCAAGATCGGCATCATGAATGACCAGAATGGTCCGTATGCCGACAATTGCGGCCCCGGTGCGGTGGCCGCGGCAAAGCTCGCGGTCAGCGACTTCGGTGGTGCGGTCAACGGCAAGAAGATCGAGCTCGTTGTCGCCGACGACCAGAACAAGCCGGACATCGGCGTTGCGGTGGCACTGCGCTGGCTCGACAATGAGGGTGTCGATGCCATCGTCGGCTGCTCGGCCTCGTCGATTGCCCTCGGCGTGCAGGACATCATGAAGGCGCGGAAGAAGCCCTACATGCTGGCGGGGACAGCAGGTTCGTTCTTCACCAACGACAAGTGCTCGCCGATGACCACGCAATGGATGGTCGACACCTATGCGCAGCCGAAGGCCACCGTGAAGGCGCTGCTGTCCCAGGGCGTCGACACCTGGTTCTTCCTGACCGTCGACTACGCCTTCGGCAAAGGATGGCAGGCCGACGCCACCAACTTCATCAAGGCCGGCGGCGGCAAGGTCGTGGGATCGGTGCTGCATCCGCTGAACTCGTCGGACTTCTCCTCGTTCCTGCTGACGGCGCAGGCGAGCGGCGCCAGGGCGATCGCGCTCGCCAATTCTGGTTCTGACTTCGGCAATGCCATCAAGCAGGCCCAGGAGTTCGGCCTGTCGCAGAAGCAGCTGCTGGTGCCGCTTGGACTTATGATCAGCCAGACCCACGGCATCGGTCTGCGCGACCTGCAGAACGTGCGCCTGACCACGCCGTTCTACTGGGACGTGACGCCGGAGACGCGGGCCTTCGCCAAGCGTTTCACCGAGGCGTCCGGCGGGCAAATTTTGAACGAGGCCAAGTCCGCCACCTACAGCGCCATCACGCATTACCTGAAGGCCGTCGCAGCGACTGGAATGGATGATGGCGAAGCCGTGATGAAGCAGATGAAGAACACGCCGATCAACGACTTCGAAATGAAGGATATCAGCATTCGCGCCGACGGGCAGGTGATGCGTCCGCTCTATGTGGCCCGCATCAAGACGCCGCCCGAGTCCAAATACGCCTTCGACTATTACGAGATCACGGGGACGATTGCCCCCGAGGACGCATGGCGTCCGGCCTCGGAGAGCGCGTGCGATCTGCTCAAGTCGCAGTGA
- a CDS encoding acetate--CoA ligase family protein: MRPGEGLDALMAPRSIAIIGASQDATKIGGRPVDLLRRYGYAGKIYPVNPKAAMVQGLQAYASVGALPEAPDLAVIAVDAERAPEAIEQCADRGVRSVVVFSSGFAELGEDGRAMQDRLRTAARRTGMRLLGPNCLGAVSIPEKAIATFSIVLEHSMPAAGSLGIVSQSGNLGSYTLRMASDRGAGISRFMTTGNECDIDIADGIAWLARDPATKVILCCFEACRDAGRLIAALTEARDAGKPVIALKVGTSEAGQAAAASHTGAMAGSDAVFDALLARYGAVRVRSIEELIDLGHAASILLPDRLPKGRRLAVVTASGGFGVLLADAAQTVGLSLPELSEATQRAILDLVPFASARNPVDATAQMSSRPDMLQKILSAVVADDRTDAIVLPLPFSLHMPRLRSAYMETLRAIRAQYPNRPVILCVEGPPDALAELHAMGYPTIASFDGCCAIVAALARLQALATAPRAGSQPAVAKAAPLAADAFRHELGAKRALAEAGIPVLAEQLVSDAEAAARAAREIGFPVVLKIASPDLPHKTEVGGVVVGLRSEEEVRQAHARMLARVAEKAPRAVIDGTIVAPMAHGLSELILGSRIDPVFGPVVMVGLGGIFAEIVQDTAVQMAPVNETEAMAMLRSLKAFAVLDGARGRRRTDLEAAAQTIAALSRFAVAHADSVSEIDINPLLLKADGEGAVALDALLIPHAGKATQHH; encoded by the coding sequence ATGCGGCCGGGAGAGGGTCTCGACGCGCTGATGGCGCCGCGCTCGATCGCGATCATCGGCGCGTCGCAGGATGCGACCAAGATCGGCGGCCGACCGGTGGACCTGTTGCGCCGCTACGGCTACGCGGGCAAGATCTATCCGGTCAACCCAAAAGCCGCGATGGTGCAGGGGCTGCAGGCCTATGCGTCGGTAGGCGCGCTACCCGAGGCGCCCGATCTCGCCGTCATCGCCGTCGATGCCGAGCGGGCGCCCGAAGCGATCGAGCAGTGCGCCGATCGCGGTGTCCGCAGCGTCGTCGTGTTCTCTTCCGGTTTTGCCGAGCTTGGCGAAGACGGGCGCGCGATGCAGGATCGGCTTCGCACGGCTGCGCGACGCACCGGCATGCGGCTGCTCGGCCCGAATTGCCTCGGCGCGGTCAGTATTCCCGAAAAGGCCATCGCGACATTCTCGATCGTGCTCGAACACAGCATGCCGGCGGCCGGCTCGCTCGGCATCGTTTCGCAGAGCGGCAATCTCGGCAGCTACACCTTGCGCATGGCGAGCGATCGCGGCGCCGGCATCAGCCGTTTCATGACCACCGGCAATGAGTGCGACATCGATATCGCCGACGGTATTGCCTGGCTGGCCCGCGATCCCGCGACCAAAGTCATTCTTTGCTGCTTCGAGGCCTGCCGTGATGCCGGCCGGCTCATCGCCGCACTGACCGAGGCGCGCGATGCCGGCAAGCCGGTCATTGCGCTGAAAGTCGGCACCTCAGAGGCCGGGCAAGCCGCGGCGGCTTCCCATACTGGTGCCATGGCGGGATCGGATGCGGTGTTTGATGCGCTATTGGCGCGCTACGGCGCCGTACGGGTGCGGAGCATCGAGGAGCTGATTGATCTCGGTCATGCCGCCTCCATCCTGTTGCCGGATCGGTTGCCAAAGGGGCGGCGTCTTGCGGTCGTGACGGCATCGGGCGGTTTTGGCGTGCTGCTGGCGGATGCCGCGCAGACGGTCGGCCTGTCGTTGCCGGAACTGAGCGAGGCGACCCAGCGCGCGATCCTCGATCTCGTGCCATTTGCGTCCGCGCGCAATCCGGTCGATGCCACCGCGCAGATGTCCAGCCGGCCCGATATGCTGCAGAAGATTCTGTCGGCTGTCGTGGCCGACGACCGCACCGATGCGATCGTGCTGCCGCTGCCGTTCTCGCTGCACATGCCGCGCCTACGCTCCGCTTACATGGAGACATTGCGCGCCATCCGCGCGCAGTATCCCAATCGTCCCGTCATTCTGTGCGTGGAGGGCCCGCCCGATGCGCTCGCCGAACTGCATGCCATGGGTTATCCCACCATTGCGAGCTTTGACGGCTGCTGCGCCATCGTCGCGGCGCTGGCGCGATTGCAGGCGCTGGCGACCGCACCAAGGGCTGGGAGCCAGCCTGCCGTCGCGAAGGCTGCACCGCTCGCGGCTGATGCGTTCCGCCATGAGCTCGGCGCCAAGCGCGCGCTGGCGGAGGCCGGCATCCCCGTGCTGGCCGAGCAGCTGGTATCTGACGCCGAGGCAGCCGCGCGTGCAGCGCGCGAGATCGGTTTCCCGGTCGTCTTGAAAATCGCCTCGCCCGATCTGCCGCACAAGACGGAGGTGGGTGGCGTTGTCGTGGGTCTTCGCTCCGAGGAAGAGGTGCGGCAGGCCCATGCCCGGATGCTGGCGCGTGTTGCGGAGAAGGCGCCACGCGCGGTGATCGACGGCACGATCGTTGCTCCCATGGCGCATGGCCTGTCCGAGTTGATCCTCGGTAGCCGGATCGATCCCGTGTTCGGGCCGGTCGTGATGGTCGGCCTGGGGGGCATCTTTGCCGAGATCGTACAGGACACCGCCGTGCAGATGGCGCCGGTGAACGAGACGGAAGCAATGGCGATGCTGAGGTCGCTGAAGGCGTTCGCCGTTCTCGACGGCGCACGCGGGCGGCGTCGCACCGACCTCGAGGCCGCAGCGCAAACGATCGCGGCGCTCTCGCGTTTCGCCGTCGCGCATGCCGATTCCGTGTCGGAAATCGACATCAATCCGCTGCTGCTGAAAGCGGACGGCGAGGGCGCCGTCGCGCTCGATGCGCTGCTGATTCCACACGCGGGCAAGGCAACGCAACACCACTGA
- a CDS encoding enoyl-CoA hydratase/isomerase family protein — protein sequence MSDDIVTLEVSDHIAIVTLNRPPVNALNRAMRDRIVAVFDQISERSDVRVAILTGNGKVFCSGADLKDRPDPAKVGAFHDHNRITRETGNCIRECSKPVIAAINGVALGAGLGLMASCDIFYASEEAVFGMPEINVGLAGGAAMLNTLFGRSLMRRMFFTGVRISAAELYRLGIVEACTSKEDLIPEAMKIAREIAAKSPIAMEYAKNAANMVELMPPRDAYRFEQNITMALSKTEDAKEARMAFLEKRAPVFKGR from the coding sequence ATGTCCGATGACATCGTGACGCTCGAAGTATCCGACCACATCGCAATCGTAACGCTGAACCGTCCTCCGGTGAACGCGCTCAACCGCGCGATGCGCGATCGCATCGTCGCGGTGTTCGACCAGATTTCGGAGCGCAGCGATGTTCGCGTGGCGATCCTCACCGGCAACGGCAAGGTGTTTTGCAGCGGCGCCGATCTCAAGGACCGTCCAGACCCGGCCAAGGTCGGTGCATTCCATGATCACAACCGCATCACCCGCGAGACCGGCAACTGCATTCGCGAGTGCTCCAAGCCGGTGATCGCAGCGATCAACGGCGTCGCGCTCGGCGCCGGTCTCGGTCTGATGGCATCGTGCGACATCTTCTACGCGTCCGAAGAGGCTGTGTTCGGCATGCCCGAGATCAATGTTGGCCTCGCCGGCGGTGCGGCGATGCTCAACACTTTGTTCGGCCGTTCGCTGATGCGTCGGATGTTCTTCACCGGCGTTCGGATTTCCGCGGCCGAGCTCTATCGCCTTGGCATCGTCGAGGCCTGTACTAGCAAGGAAGATCTCATTCCCGAAGCAATGAAGATCGCGCGTGAGATCGCAGCCAAGAGCCCGATTGCGATGGAGTACGCCAAGAATGCGGCCAACATGGTCGAGCTGATGCCGCCGCGCGATGCTTATCGCTTCGAGCAGAACATCACGATGGCGCTGTCGAAGACCGAGGATGCCAAGGAAGCGCGCATGGCGTTCCTTGAGAAGCGCGCGCCGGTGTTCAAGGGGCGCTGA
- a CDS encoding tripartite tricarboxylate transporter substrate binding protein yields MAPISRRQAATLMASAIVAPFAAPAIVSARSSQTVFIIVPYASGGSIDSLMRAIAKGMSEALDQPVLVDNKPGANGIVGSQYVARAAKDGSVLLAGGTGPISLNVLLRKNLPYKLADFASVAMFCNGPLSLTVNAKMPVTDMKSFVGYAKGRDKPMFYATLGPGSVTHLFGIMMGKSMGFAVTDVAYRNNPASVMELLSGECDLNFATPAAVIEHVKAGKLRLLAVSSDQRMPNLPDIPTFAESGYPELSASFWTALHAPAGTPREAIDRLNAAANAAMQKPEIARQLAIDGLQADLGPPQLLDSQLSKDAALWGPVITAQHIALD; encoded by the coding sequence GTGGCACCTATCAGCCGACGTCAGGCCGCAACGCTCATGGCCAGCGCTATCGTTGCGCCATTTGCTGCACCTGCGATCGTCAGCGCGCGCTCGTCACAGACCGTCTTCATCATCGTGCCCTACGCGAGCGGCGGCTCGATCGACAGCCTGATGCGCGCGATCGCCAAGGGCATGTCGGAGGCGCTCGATCAGCCCGTGCTGGTCGACAACAAGCCAGGTGCGAACGGCATCGTCGGATCGCAATATGTGGCGCGTGCGGCCAAGGATGGTTCGGTGCTCCTCGCCGGCGGCACTGGTCCGATCTCGCTCAACGTGCTGCTGCGCAAGAACTTGCCGTACAAGCTTGCGGATTTCGCATCCGTCGCCATGTTCTGCAATGGCCCGCTGTCGCTGACCGTGAACGCGAAGATGCCGGTCACCGATATGAAAAGTTTTGTCGGTTACGCCAAGGGTCGCGACAAGCCGATGTTCTATGCCACGCTGGGACCGGGCAGCGTGACGCACCTGTTTGGGATCATGATGGGGAAATCGATGGGCTTTGCAGTTACCGACGTCGCCTATCGCAACAATCCGGCCTCGGTGATGGAACTGCTGTCGGGCGAGTGCGACCTCAACTTTGCGACGCCGGCTGCCGTGATCGAGCACGTCAAGGCCGGCAAGCTCCGCTTGCTCGCCGTTTCCTCCGACCAGCGCATGCCAAACCTGCCTGATATCCCGACCTTTGCCGAGTCAGGCTATCCCGAGCTTTCGGCATCGTTCTGGACTGCGCTGCACGCGCCCGCTGGCACACCGCGCGAGGCGATCGACCGGCTGAACGCCGCCGCCAACGCGGCGATGCAAAAGCCGGAGATCGCCAGGCAGCTCGCCATCGACGGCCTGCAGGCCGATCTCGGGCCGCCTCAATTGCTCGACTCCCAGCTGAGCAAGGATGCCGCCCTGTGGGGACCGGTCATCACGGCGCAGCACATTGCGCTCGATTGA
- a CDS encoding TetR/AcrR family transcriptional regulator, with the protein MVELSTTKDGVANQAEASDRVLQILSEAGRLFATKGYDGTSMRDIAVACGISKSLLYHHFSNKDEIYARVAVGSTLELYLFVRDRIPDGPPSQKIRAFMVATAEYFRRYRWAWIASTTAFWNDPDRHRQKERMTRRDRFEHFLRGLIQEAIDAGEIRKLDVAMTGRLILSSLNWMHRWYNPNKSATPEQIADIFFDMVFNGLRTDGPARPPTIEPPKSPRRKPR; encoded by the coding sequence ATGGTTGAATTGTCGACGACAAAGGACGGGGTCGCCAACCAGGCGGAGGCGTCCGATCGCGTCCTGCAGATCCTGAGCGAGGCCGGGCGTCTGTTCGCCACCAAGGGCTATGACGGCACCTCGATGCGCGACATCGCGGTGGCCTGCGGCATTTCGAAGTCGCTGCTGTATCATCACTTCTCCAACAAGGATGAGATCTACGCGCGCGTCGCTGTCGGCTCCACGCTCGAATTGTACCTGTTCGTGCGCGACCGGATTCCCGACGGTCCGCCGTCGCAGAAGATCCGAGCCTTCATGGTTGCGACGGCGGAATATTTCCGGCGCTATCGCTGGGCCTGGATCGCGTCGACGACCGCCTTCTGGAACGATCCCGATCGCCACCGGCAGAAGGAGCGGATGACGCGCCGCGACCGGTTCGAGCACTTTCTGCGCGGATTGATCCAGGAAGCGATCGACGCCGGCGAGATCCGCAAGCTCGATGTTGCCATGACGGGGCGGCTGATCCTGTCGTCGCTGAATTGGATGCATCGCTGGTACAATCCCAATAAATCGGCAACACCCGAGCAGATCGCCGACATCTTTTTTGACATGGTATTCAACGGCCTTCGGACCGACGGTCCTGCGAGGCCGCCAACCATCGAGCCGCCGAAGTCGCCCCGGCGAAAGCCGCGCTAG
- a CDS encoding SMP-30/gluconolactonase/LRE family protein: MNALPRITRIGKTRDRLGESPVWDDKTQSLYWIDSLAGLIRRLLPATGAIDEFSVPAPIGSLALAHDDRAVLALRHGFAHYNFSTRELAEDPSIGLDHPMLRLNDGKADPFGRFLAGTMHGGRAEDEKPLGGLYRIDAAGAIEQLESDLAVTNGPCFSPDGRIFYLADTARRVIWAYGYHRDGPLRNKRVFAEMDAHGSGGDGATVDADGYLWTVLVWIGAIARFAPDGTMVRKIEMPVRHPTSVTFGGPGLDVLYVTSISRSTHLFDDSPDAGGLFAIENLGVTGLPAHRFGTR, encoded by the coding sequence ATGAACGCGCTCCCGCGCATCACCCGTATCGGCAAGACCAGGGACCGGCTTGGCGAGAGCCCGGTCTGGGATGACAAGACCCAGTCGCTTTACTGGATCGATTCGCTCGCCGGACTGATCCGCAGGCTGTTGCCTGCGACCGGCGCGATCGATGAATTCTCGGTGCCCGCCCCGATCGGATCGCTCGCGCTCGCGCATGACGACCGCGCCGTGCTGGCGCTGCGCCACGGCTTTGCGCATTACAATTTCAGCACACGGGAATTGGCCGAGGACCCCTCGATCGGCCTCGATCATCCGATGCTCCGCCTGAACGACGGCAAGGCCGACCCGTTCGGGCGCTTCCTGGCGGGGACAATGCACGGCGGCCGCGCGGAGGATGAAAAGCCGCTCGGCGGTCTGTATCGCATCGATGCGGCGGGCGCGATCGAGCAGCTCGAATCCGATCTCGCCGTGACCAACGGCCCCTGCTTCAGTCCGGACGGCCGGATATTCTATCTCGCGGACACGGCGCGACGTGTGATCTGGGCTTACGGCTATCACCGCGACGGCCCGCTGAGGAACAAGCGCGTGTTCGCTGAGATGGACGCGCATGGCTCGGGCGGCGACGGTGCGACCGTCGATGCGGACGGCTATCTCTGGACCGTACTGGTGTGGATCGGCGCCATCGCACGGTTCGCACCCGACGGAACGATGGTGCGCAAGATCGAGATGCCCGTCCGGCATCCGACCAGCGTGACCTTCGGCGGCCCCGGTCTCGACGTGCTCTATGTGACCTCGATCTCGCGCAGCACCCATCTTTTCGATGACAGCCCGGACGCCGGCGGATTGTTCGCCATCGAGAATCTCGGTGTGACGGGACTGCCTGCCCACAGGTTTGGCACACGCTGA
- a CDS encoding LysR family transcriptional regulator, with the protein MNRLQAMELFVSAVREGSFSAAGRRAGLSPASVSRYIGELEAQLGVQLLNRSTRHLGLTDAGKIFFQRTEQVLHGIEDAEAAALALQTAPRGTLRVHSRTLFGIKVLSPLIPQFQELYPELKVELRLSERRVQLREEEFDIDFQIAAPKDPGLMQRRLVRSERILVASPDYVARKPKLRGPDDLVGHNCLTYWMGPDDVVWKFMRKSRLREIVVPSSFSSNNGIILCDLAVRGHGIALLDDYTVADEVKSGNLVRLLPGFRVTNSTFDEGIYATFQQSSYLPEKIRVFVDYMAESVPRLIKRSG; encoded by the coding sequence ATGAATCGCCTCCAGGCCATGGAATTGTTCGTTTCCGCCGTCCGCGAGGGCAGCTTTTCCGCGGCCGGACGCCGCGCGGGGCTCTCGCCGGCATCCGTGTCGCGCTATATCGGCGAGCTCGAGGCGCAGCTTGGCGTGCAATTGCTCAACCGCAGCACGCGCCATCTCGGATTGACCGATGCCGGCAAGATCTTCTTCCAGCGCACCGAGCAGGTACTGCACGGGATCGAAGACGCGGAGGCTGCAGCGCTCGCGCTGCAGACCGCGCCGCGGGGGACGCTGCGCGTTCATTCTCGGACGCTGTTCGGCATCAAGGTGCTGTCACCATTGATCCCGCAGTTCCAGGAGCTATACCCGGAGCTGAAGGTGGAACTGCGGCTCTCGGAACGGCGCGTCCAGCTTCGTGAGGAGGAGTTCGACATCGATTTCCAGATCGCCGCGCCCAAGGATCCAGGCCTGATGCAGCGCCGGCTGGTGCGGAGCGAACGCATCCTCGTGGCGTCACCCGACTACGTCGCGCGGAAGCCAAAGTTGCGCGGACCGGATGATCTCGTCGGCCACAATTGCCTGACCTACTGGATGGGACCCGACGATGTGGTCTGGAAGTTCATGCGCAAGAGCAGGCTGCGCGAGATTGTCGTGCCGTCTTCGTTCAGCAGCAATAATGGCATCATCCTGTGCGACCTCGCGGTGCGCGGGCATGGCATTGCGCTGCTCGACGACTACACGGTCGCGGACGAAGTGAAGAGCGGGAATCTGGTGCGTCTGTTGCCGGGCTTTCGCGTGACCAATTCGACCTTTGACGAAGGCATTTATGCGACATTCCAGCAGAGCAGCTATCTGCCTGAAAAAATCAGGGTGTTCGTCGACTACATGGCCGAGAGCGTGCCGCGGCTGATCAAGCGATCCGGCTAG